From the Phoenix dactylifera cultivar Barhee BC4 chromosome 10, palm_55x_up_171113_PBpolish2nd_filt_p, whole genome shotgun sequence genome, one window contains:
- the LOC103717686 gene encoding ATP-dependent RNA helicase DBP2, whose translation MAKGDDAVRRKRNKTQRKRMGKSDSAVSARIASIIAAKHRRKAGKRRICEGMCFSLPSPDDPFNDRHGKKRAARRANKKPKEVPTPGPAAENEGKAENERHPGGKGGGDSGYSDYSSPSKFLILCLNAIQDAWVEEGISDGSVEGNLLASTWGVEFWRCCSAGLNVLDTSGGCASREQIAWLVSTASDIVAQKEKQGIFVTSPLLVYLVPSQEKAVQVRSLCKPLKALGIHTVSLHPGAFIDHQVHGLKSCEPEFVVSTPDRLLDLVSLRAIDISSTSLLVIDGLKKFLDLGFVDKLYSIRDSISGHPQMVLFSDSYGEALKPVMQNLLRRPLSRLSLYDSSASQSAFISQYVYFCTSEEDKLLKAIRILAQALSNQTPHCVKVLFILGTAGKAQMLISSLNAEGYALSNDSSSDCVIISDSEKVTKVTVKDKENVLKADVEEFEIVLFVDLPSSIEDYVEILTRIARHSVTGVLHSFFCEADAPLSQPLINVLEQCGQMVPEVLRSFDCS comes from the exons ATGGCGAAAGGAGACGACGCggtgaggaggaagaggaacaaGACCCAGCGCAAGCGGATGGGGAAGAGCGACTCCGCCGTCTCCGCTCGCATCGCCTCCATCATCGCCGCCAAGCATCGCCGCAAGGCCGGCAAGCGCCGCATCTGCGAG GGGATGTGCTTCAGCCTCCCGAGTCCCGACGATCCCTTCAATGATCGGCATGGCAAGAAGCGCGCCGCTCGGAGGGCCAACAAGAAACCCAAGGAGGTCCCTACTCCTGGTCCAGCCGCCGAGAACGAGGGAAAGGCCGAGAACGAGCGGCATCCCGGAGGGAAGGGTGGTGGAGATAGTGGCTACTCGGACTACAGCAGCCCCTCCAAGTTTCTTATCCTCTGCCTGAACGCCATACAGGATGCTTGGGTCGAGGAAGGGATATCCGATGGAAGTGTGGAGGGGAATCTATTGGCCAGCACCTGGGGTGTGGAGTTCTGGAGGTGCTGCTCTGCCGGATTGAATGTATTGGACACGAGTGGGGGTTGTGCTAGCAGAGAGCAGATCGCTTGGCTGGTTTCCACGGCTTCTGATATTGTTGCACAGAAGGAGAAGCAGGGGATTTTCGTGACCAGCCCCCTCCTTGTATACCTCGTGCCATCTCAAGAGAAGGCTGTTCAG GTTAGATCACTGTGCAAACCACTCAAGGCTCTCGGAATCCACACAGTAAGCTTGCATCCTGGTGCATTTATAGATCACCAGGTTCACGG TTTAAAAAGCTGTGAGCCCGAGTTCGTTGTATCCACCCCAGACAGGCTTCTTGATCTTGTTTCCCTAAGGGCCATTGACATATCTAGTACATCGTTATTG GTTATTGATGGATTGAAAAAATTTCTAGACCTTGGGTTTGTAGATAAATTGTATTCCATCAGGGACAGTATATCTGGACATCCTCAGATGGTTCTCTTCAGTGATTCCTATGGAGAAGCCCTTAAGCCTGTGATGCAAAATTTACTCAGAAGGCCACTTAGCAGACTGTCGTTGTATGATTCTTCAGCTAGTCAGAGTGCATTCATATCTCAATATGTATACTTCTGTACATCAGAAGAGGATAAGTTATTGAAG GCTATACGAATTCTTGCTCAGGCACTCAGTAACCAAACACCCCACTGTGTTAAGGTCCTATTTATACTGGGAACAGCTGGCAAGGCTCAGATGTTAATTTCTTCCCTTAATGCTGAAGGTTATGCATTATCTAATGACTCTTCAAGCGACTGCGTTATTATATCTGACAG CGAAAAGGTGACAAAAGTCACGGTGAAGGATAAGGAGAACGTGCTGAAAGCAGATGTAGAGGAATTTGAAATAGTGCTGTTTGTGGATCTGCCCTCCTCAATTGAAGATTATGTTGAAATTCTCACAAGAATTGCACGCCATTCTGTAACTGGGGTGCTACATAGCTTTTTTTGTGAAGCAGATGCTCCTCTCTCTCAACCTCTAATCAATGTACTCGAGCAGTGTGGTCAGATGGTGCCTGAAGTCCTGAGAAGTTTTGATTGTTCATAG
- the LOC103717687 gene encoding probable glucomannan 4-beta-mannosyltransferase 9 isoform X2 yields the protein MDLVEVECKRWASKGINIKYEIRDNRNGYKAGALKEGMKHSYVKDCDYVAIFDADFQPEPDFLSRTIPFLVHNPEIALVQARWKFVNSDECLMTRMQEMSLDYHFTVEQEVGSSTYAFFGFNGTAGVWRLSALSEAGGWKDRTTVEDMDLAVRASLKGWKFVFLGDIKVKNELPSTLKAYRYQQHRWSCGPANLFRKMLLEIARNKKVSLFKKVHVIYNFFFVRKIVAHIVTFVFYCLVIPATVLVPEVEIPKWGAVYIPSIITLLNAVGTPRSLHLLVFWILFENVMSLHRTKATLIGLLEAGRVNEWVVTEKLGDALKMKMATKSARKPRIRIGDRLHLLELGVGSYLFFCGCYDVALGKNHYFIYLFVQAAAFFIVGFGYVGTFVSHS from the exons atg GATCTGGTGGAGGTGGAGTGCAAGAGGTGGGCGAGCAAAGGGATCAACATCAAGTACGAGATCCGGGACAACCGGAACGGATACAAGGCCGGGGCGCTCAAGGAGGGCATGAAGCACAGCTACGTCAAGGACTGCGACTACGTCGCCATCTTCGACGCCGACTTCCAGCCGGAGCCCGACTTCCTTAGCCGCACCATCCCTTTCCTCGTCCATAACCCCGAGATCGCCCTCGTCCAGGCCCGCTGGAAGTTCG TCAATTCGGATGAATGCTTGATGACAAGGATGCAGGAGATGTCCCTGGATTACCACTTCACTGTGGAGCAGGAAGTGGGATCCTCAACCTATGCCTTCTTTGGCTTCAATG GTACCGCTGGGGTGTGGCGGTTATCAGCTCTTAGTGAAGCAGGAGGTTGGAAAGATCGGACCACAGTAGAAGACATGGATTTAGCTGTTCGAGCAAGCCTTAAGGGTTGGAAGTTCGTATTCCTTGGAGACATCAAG GTTAAAAATGAACTACCAAGTACTCTCAAGGCTTACCGTTACCAGCAACACAGGTGGTCTTGTGGACCAGCAAATTTGTTCAGAAAAATGTTGTTGGAGATTGCAAGGAACAAG AAAGTATCTCTCTTCAAGAAAGTGCATGTGATCTACAATTTCTTCTTTGTGCGGAAGATTGTAGCCCATATTGTAACCTTTGTGTTTTACTGTCTGGTAATCCCTGCAACTGTTTTGGTCCCTGAGGTGGAGATACCAAAGTGGGGTGCAGTTTATATCCCCTCGATCATTACCCTTCTCAATGCTGTTGGAACTCCAAG GTCTCTTCACTTGCTcgtcttttggatccttttcgAGAATGTCATGTCTTTGCACAGAACGAAAGCAACTTTGATTGGCCTGTTGGAAGCAGGGAGAGTGAATGAATGGGTGGTCACAGAGAAGTTGGGAGATGCTTTAAAGATGAAAATGGCCACCAAATCCGCCCGGAAGCCACGGATCAGGATAGGTGACAG ATTACATCTGTTGGAGCTTGGTGTTGGAAGCTATCTCTTCTTCTGTGGGTGTTATGATGTGGCCCTTGGAAAGAACCATTACTTCATATACCTCTTCGTCCAAGCAGCTGCTTTCTTCATTGTTGGTTTTGGTTATGTTGGCACCTTCGTCTCCCATTCCTAA
- the LOC103717687 gene encoding glucomannan 4-beta-mannosyltransferase 9 isoform X1, which translates to MERVSSTTILPETLQGARDDITEQMGLVWQQIKAPVIVPLLRLTVFLCLAMSVMLFVEKVYMAVVIVIVKLLGKRPEKRYKWEPMRDDLELGNSAYPMVLVQIPMYNEKEVYQLSIGAACGLSWPSDRIIIQVLDDSTDPVIKDLVEVECKRWASKGINIKYEIRDNRNGYKAGALKEGMKHSYVKDCDYVAIFDADFQPEPDFLSRTIPFLVHNPEIALVQARWKFVNSDECLMTRMQEMSLDYHFTVEQEVGSSTYAFFGFNGTAGVWRLSALSEAGGWKDRTTVEDMDLAVRASLKGWKFVFLGDIKVKNELPSTLKAYRYQQHRWSCGPANLFRKMLLEIARNKKVSLFKKVHVIYNFFFVRKIVAHIVTFVFYCLVIPATVLVPEVEIPKWGAVYIPSIITLLNAVGTPRSLHLLVFWILFENVMSLHRTKATLIGLLEAGRVNEWVVTEKLGDALKMKMATKSARKPRIRIGDRLHLLELGVGSYLFFCGCYDVALGKNHYFIYLFVQAAAFFIVGFGYVGTFVSHS; encoded by the exons ATGGAGAGGGTGTCGTCGACGACGATACTCCCGGAAACGCTCCAGGGGGCTCGGGACGACATCACAGAGCAGATGGGGCTGGTGTGGCAGCAGATCAAGGCGCCGGTTATCGTCCCCTTGCTCCGCCTCACGGTGTTCCTCTGCCTGGCCATGTCGGTGATGCTGTTCGTCGAGAAGGTGTACATGGCCGTCGTCATCGTCATCGTCAAACTCTTAGGGAAGCGGCCCGAGAAGCGCTACAAATGGGAGCCCATGCGGGACGACCTCGAGCTCGGCAACTCCGCTTACCCCATGGTCCTCGTCCAGATCCCCATGTACAACGAAAAAgag GTGTATCAGCTGTCCATCGGAGCCGCATGCGGGCTATCGTGGCCGTCGGATCGGATCATAATCCAAGTGCTTGATGACTCCACCGACCCTGTTATTAAG GATCTGGTGGAGGTGGAGTGCAAGAGGTGGGCGAGCAAAGGGATCAACATCAAGTACGAGATCCGGGACAACCGGAACGGATACAAGGCCGGGGCGCTCAAGGAGGGCATGAAGCACAGCTACGTCAAGGACTGCGACTACGTCGCCATCTTCGACGCCGACTTCCAGCCGGAGCCCGACTTCCTTAGCCGCACCATCCCTTTCCTCGTCCATAACCCCGAGATCGCCCTCGTCCAGGCCCGCTGGAAGTTCG TCAATTCGGATGAATGCTTGATGACAAGGATGCAGGAGATGTCCCTGGATTACCACTTCACTGTGGAGCAGGAAGTGGGATCCTCAACCTATGCCTTCTTTGGCTTCAATG GTACCGCTGGGGTGTGGCGGTTATCAGCTCTTAGTGAAGCAGGAGGTTGGAAAGATCGGACCACAGTAGAAGACATGGATTTAGCTGTTCGAGCAAGCCTTAAGGGTTGGAAGTTCGTATTCCTTGGAGACATCAAG GTTAAAAATGAACTACCAAGTACTCTCAAGGCTTACCGTTACCAGCAACACAGGTGGTCTTGTGGACCAGCAAATTTGTTCAGAAAAATGTTGTTGGAGATTGCAAGGAACAAG AAAGTATCTCTCTTCAAGAAAGTGCATGTGATCTACAATTTCTTCTTTGTGCGGAAGATTGTAGCCCATATTGTAACCTTTGTGTTTTACTGTCTGGTAATCCCTGCAACTGTTTTGGTCCCTGAGGTGGAGATACCAAAGTGGGGTGCAGTTTATATCCCCTCGATCATTACCCTTCTCAATGCTGTTGGAACTCCAAG GTCTCTTCACTTGCTcgtcttttggatccttttcgAGAATGTCATGTCTTTGCACAGAACGAAAGCAACTTTGATTGGCCTGTTGGAAGCAGGGAGAGTGAATGAATGGGTGGTCACAGAGAAGTTGGGAGATGCTTTAAAGATGAAAATGGCCACCAAATCCGCCCGGAAGCCACGGATCAGGATAGGTGACAG ATTACATCTGTTGGAGCTTGGTGTTGGAAGCTATCTCTTCTTCTGTGGGTGTTATGATGTGGCCCTTGGAAAGAACCATTACTTCATATACCTCTTCGTCCAAGCAGCTGCTTTCTTCATTGTTGGTTTTGGTTATGTTGGCACCTTCGTCTCCCATTCCTAA